Proteins encoded in a region of the Thunnus maccoyii chromosome 4, fThuMac1.1, whole genome shotgun sequence genome:
- the rarga gene encoding retinoic acid receptor gamma-A isoform X2, protein MFDCMEALGMGPRQLYDVTSRGACMLRKASPFFAGLDPFAWTGSASVQSVETQSTSSEEMVPSSPSPPPPPRVYKPCFVCQDKSSGYHYGVSSCEGCKGFFRRSIQKNMVYTCHRDKNCQINKVTRNRCQYCRLQKCFEVGMSKEAVRNDRNKKKKDVKEEVVLPESYELSGELEELVNKVSKAHQETFPSLCQLGKYTTNSSSDHRVQLDLGLWDKFSELSTKCIIKIVEFAKRLPGFTTLTIADQITLLKSACLDILMLRICTRYTPEQDTMTFSDGLTLNRTQMHNAGFGPLTDLVFAFAGQLLPLEMDDTETGLLSAICLICGDRMDLEEPQKVDKLQEPLLEALKIYARRRRPNKPHMFPRMLMKITDLRGISTKGAERAITLKMEIPGPMPPLIREMLENPEAFEDQPECNDSPPPPPPPPPPPPALVLKQEAEDEDDSWATENGSEPSPEEEDEDDDDDVGDEERDRGSDSDGEPWGVLDAIDGSRKGLAGRAQ, encoded by the exons CGGTGGAGACCCAGAGCACCAGCTCAGAGGAGATGGTACCCAGTTCTCCATCTCCACCTCCCCCACCTCGGGTCTACAAGCCCTGCTTTGTGTGTCAGGACAAGTCCTCAGGGTACCACTATGGGGTCAGCTCCTGTGAGGGCTGCAAG GGTTTCTTCCGCCGCAGTATCCAGAAGAACATGGTGTACACCTGCCACAGAGACAAGAACTGTCAGATTAACAAGGTCACACGCAACCGCTGCCAGTACTGCAGGCTGCAGAAGTGCTTTGAGGTCGGCATGTCCAAGGAAG CGGTGCGTAACgacagaaacaagaaaaagaaagatgtgaagGAGGAGGTGGTGCTTCCAGAGAGCTATGAGCTAAGTGGAGAGCTAGAGGAGCTGGTCAATAAAGTCAGCAAAGCTCACCAAGAAACTTTCCCGTCACTTTGCCAACTTGGCAAATACACCACC AACTCCAGCTCAGACCACCGTGTCCAGCTGGATCTCGGTCTATGGGACAAGTTCAGTGAGCTCTCCACCAAATGCATCATCAAAATTGTGGAATTCGCCAAGCGGCTGCCAGGTTTCACCACCCTCACCATCGCTGATCAGATCACTCTACTCAAGTCAGCCTGCCTGGACATACTG ATGCTGCGGATCTGCACACGCTACACTCCAGAACAGGACACTATGACCTTCTCAGATGGCCTGACTCTGAACCGGACTCAGATGCACAATGCCGGCTTCGGACCGCTCACAGACCTGGTGTTTGCCTTCGCTGGCCAGCTTCTACCCCTGGAGATGGACGACACAGAAACTGGCCTCCTCAGTGCCATCTGCCTCATCTGTGGAG ACCGTATGGATCTCGAGGAGCCACAGAAAGTGGATAAGCTGCAAGAGCCTCTACTGGAGGCTTTAAAGATCTACGCTCGCCGCCGTCGGCCCAACAAACCCCACATGTTCCCCCGCATGCTCATGAAGATCACCGACCTCAGGGGCATCAGCACCAAGG GCGCGGAGAGAGCCATCACTCTGAAGATGGAGATCCCAGGGCCAATGCCTCCTTTGATCAGGGAAATGCTTGAGAATCCAGAGGCCTTCGAAGACCAACCAGAGTGCAATGACAGCCCACCGcctccgccgccgccgccacctcCACCGCCAGCCCTCGTCCTGAAGCAGGAGGCCGAGGATGAGGACGACAGCTGGGCCACAGAGAATGGCAGCGAGCCATCgccggaggaggaggacgaggacgaCGATGACGACGTGGGGGATGAAGAGCGAGACAGGGGCTCGGACAGTGACGGGGAGCCCTGGGGGGTTCTCGACGCCATAGATGGCTCGAGGAAAGGCCTTGCTGGGAGGGCACAGTGA